CCCTATGTATGGATAACGATATTCCACTGATTGTATTCTCTATTATGGAAGAAGGCAATATTAAAAGAGCAGTTATGGGTGAAAAAATCGGAACATTAGTAAGGGGGAAAAAATAATGCCAAAACAAGTCATTTCAAGTACAAAGGAAAGAATGGATAAAGCAATCCAAAGCTATTCACGTGAACTTGCAAGCATCCGTGCAGGAAGAGCTAATGCAGCCCTTCTAGATCGCATCAATGTGGATTACTACGGAGCGCCAACACCAGTAAACCAACTAGCTGGAATCAGCGTGCCGGAAGCAAGACTGCTTGTCATTCAGCCTTACGATAAATCAATTCTAGGTGAAATCGAAAAAGCTATTCTAAAATCAGATATTGGGTTAAACCCAACGAATGATGGTAATATCATTCGCCTGACTATCCCAATGCTTACAGAAGAACGCCGTAAAGAACTGGTTAAAAACGTTAAAAAAGAATCAGAAGAAGCGAAAATCGCTATCCGTAACATCCGCAGAGATGGGAATGACGATTTGAAAAAGCTTGAAAAGAACGGTGAAATCACAGAAGATGCTTTGCGTGGTTACAGTGATGATATTCAAAAGCTTACAGATGATTACATTACAAAAGTGGATGCATTGACAAAAGAGAAAGAAAAAGAAATTCTAGAGGTATAATAGAAAGTTTGCTGCCAAAAAGGGAAGCGAATTTGAATTTACCAAAGCCTTTTTCACTCTTTCTCTCGCTAAGGAAGATATAATGCAGACTTTAATGGTTGCATGCCAGAGATGAATTCAATTAAGATTTCGTAACCTCTCGGGTAGCCAGTGCTTTCTCATCTTATTCCAGTAATAAGGTAGCGTTAAAGCTTCTGGGCAAGAGGGTGCGTAAAAGACCCTGTTTTATATGCCTGAATGATTGGTTAGGGCTTTGTCTAAACTAAAGAACCCTCTATTATTAGGGGGTTTTTCGCTTTATTATAAGCTATTTGTATTTTTGGTTGCTTATGCAGTCTAGTTTCCTATAAGATATAAAGGGAACATTGTAAGCCTACCCTCACTGTTTTTGCGCATACAAGGAATGTGGATGTTTTTCTACTTATATAAGAAAAAGCTAAAGTAACATAAGAAGGATATAATTGATGTGAGAGGATCTACTTTGGAGGAACAATAGTATGTTTAACAAATTAAGGTTATGGAAGACGGGGACCACTACTAATACTCTCCAAGACCAGATAAGCAAAATAAAGCAGCAGAAAGTTCCGGAGCATGTCGCTATCATAATGGACGGCAATGGCAGATGGGCTAAAAAAAGAAAGCTGCCAAGGATAGCTGGCCATCATGAAGGAATGAAATGTGTCAAACGCATTACGAAGATGGCTGATGATTTGGGGATAAAAGTTTTGACCCTATATGCCTTTTCAACAGAAAATTGGAAACGGCCGAAAACGGAAGTTGATTATATCATGTCACTGCCTGAACAGTTTTTAGGAACCTTCTTGCCGGAGTTAATTGAGAAGAATGTTCGCGTGACTGCCATTGGATATAAAGAAAAGCTTCCGGAACATACCTTAAAAGCATTGGATAATGCAGTGGAAAAAACAAAAAATAATACTGGCTTGAATTTGAATTTCGCTTTGAACTATGGGAGCAGATCGGAAATTCTTCAAGCGGTAAGCAACATCGTAAAAGATTGTCAAAACGGAAGTATGGAAGCAATGGACATTACAGAAGAAGTCTTTTCATCTTATTTGATGACAGGCGGACTGAATGATCCGGATTTGCTGATTCGCACAAGCGGCGAAATCCGTATAAGCAACTTTATGCTGTGGCAGCTTGCCTATACAGAGCTTTGGTTCACAGATGTCCTCTGGCCGGATTTCAAAGAGGAGCATTTAATCGAAGCTATTGAAGTATTCCAAAGTCGCCAGCGGCGTTTTGGAGGAGTCTAATAAGGGTTGTGAATGTATGAAACAGAGAACTATTACAGGAGTGATTGCGGCAGCTATTTTTATCCTGTTTATCTTGCTTGGCGACATGCCATTGGTGCTGTTTACATTTTTAATTGCGGCCATTGGTTTATACGAGCTGCTGAAGATGAGAAAGCTTCCGCTTTTATCTTTTAGCGGCATTCTTTCCTTGCTGGTGACATGGATATTTATATTGCCAGATCAATACAGCGGTTTTCTAGCACATTGGAACTTGTCAAAAACAGAAATAGGCTTGCTTGCCATCATGCTTTATTTAAGCTATATGGTTGCATCTAAAAACAAATTTACTTTTGATGATGTCGGCTTTTCCGTCCTTTCTGTCCTTTATATGGGTGTCGGTTTTCATTTTTTTGTGCAAATTTCAAATAATGATCTGACTATCCTCGTTTACTCATTATTTATTATTTGGGCGACAGATTCAGGTGCTTATTTTATTGGACGAGCTATCGGAAAAAGGAAGCTTTGGCCGGAAATTAGTCCGAATAAGACTGTTGAAGGCTTTATCGGAGGCATTGTTTGTGCCGTTATCGTTTCAGTTCTATTTTATGTGTTTGGCTACATAGAATGGTCTATAATACCGTTTATTACAATCATCTTGTCTATTTTTGGACAAATTGGTGATTTGGCAGAATCTGCGCTTAAACGCCATTACGGTGTTAAAGATTCTGGTAAGATTCTTCCGGGACATGGCGGCATCCTGGATCGTTTTGACAGTTTACTGTTTGTTTGGCCGCTGCTGTATTTTATTTTAGATATAGTAGGTAAAATATAATCAGCATTTAAGTTTGAAAAATGCTGTGAATTTACGAATGAAGAAATATAGCAACATGGTCTGGGAGTGAGACAGTGAAACATATCAGTTTATTAGGTGCAACTGGTTCGGTAGGAACACAGACGTTGGATGTCATAAGAGAACATCCCGATAGCTTTAAGCTTGTCGCCTTTTCTTCAGGCAGAAATATAGAGCTGACAAGGCAGATCATCGCAGAATTCCAGCCAGCATTAGTATCGGTTACTGAAAAGGAAGACTGCGACAAATTAAAGGTTGAGTTTGCTAATACCAAGTTTACGTTTGGTCAGGAAGGTTTGGTAGAGGTAGCAGTCTTTGACAAGGCGGACATACTGGTGAATGCTGTGCTTGGAAGTGTCGGTTTATACCCTACTTTACAGGCAATTGAAGCAAAAAAGACAATTGCAATTGCCAATAAAGAAACATTGGTGACAGCTGGTCACTTGGTGATGGAAGCAGCGAAAAAGAATAATGTTCCCATCCTCCCTGTTGATAGTGAACATTCAGCTATTTATCAATGCTTGCAAGGTGAAAAAGAAAAAAATATTGAACGCTTAATCATAACAGCCTCAGGCGGCAGCTTCCGTGATTTATCGAGAGCAGACCTGCAGCATGTGACAGTAGAGGATGCCCTAAAGCATCCAAATTGGTCAATGGGTGCGAAAATCACGATTGATTCTGCAACAATGATGAATAAAGGCTTGGAGGTTATCGAGGCATTTTGGTTATTTGCATTGCCTTATGATCAAATTGATGTCTTATTACATAAGGAAAGCATCATCCACTCTATGGTCGAATTCCATGACAGCAGTGTCATTGCTCAGCTTGGCACACCAGACATGAAAGTGCCTATTCAATACGCGCTGACATATCCGGACCGCCTTCCCCTTCGATCGTCAGAACGTCTCGATCTTGCAAAAATCGGGAAACTGCATTTTCAGGAGATGGATCTTGAACGGTTCCGCTGTCTGCATTTCGCGATTGAAGCGGGCAAAGCCGGCGGTACGCTGCCAACCGTTTTAAATGCTGCCAATGAAGTGGCTGTTTCCAGGTTCTTGAAAGGGGAAATCAGCTTCTTGCAAATTGAAGAGCTGATTGAAAGAGCGTTGAACAATCATCGTCTTATCGCTAATCCAAGCCTTGCCATTATCCAAGAGGTTGATCAAGAAACGAGAAAAATTGCAAGCACACTTCTATAAAAAGGTGGTTATATATTGTATACAGTAGTTGCTTTTATTATCATTTTTGGTGCGTTAGTGTTTTTTCATGAGCTCGGACACTTCGTATTTGCAAAAAGGGCAGGTATCCTGTGCCGTGAATTTGCAATTGGATTCGGTCCAAAAGTCTTTTCTCAAAAGAGAGGAGAAACAACGTATACCATTCGTCTTCTTCCATTAGGCGGATTTGTCCGCATGGCTGGGGAAGACGCTGAAATGATTGAAATTAAAGCAGGACATCGGATTGGGCTGCTTTTTGGCAAAGATGGATCAGTGGAGAAAATCATTCTTAATAACAAAGAAAAGTATCCGAATGCAAGAATAATTAATGTTGAAGCTGCCGACCTAGATCACGATTTAACGATCAAAGGTTATGCAGAAGATGATATGAATGAAGAGCTGCAAGTATTCCGAATTCATAGAGAAGCGGTTATCATCGAAAATGGCATTGAAACACAAATTGCGCCATATGATCGTCAATTCAATAGTAAAACTCTATGGCAACGCACATTGGCTATCTTTGCAGGGCCGATGATGAACTTTGTTCTAGCTTTCGTTGTGTTTGTTATCATTGCTTTAACACAAGGAATGCCTTCCAATGAGCCGAAGCTTGGCAAATTGACAGAGGATGGTGTGGCAATCACTGCAGGCTTAAAAGAAGGAGATACTGTATTAAGTATTGACGGACAATCTGTTTCTTCTTGGGAGGATGTTGTCTCTATCATTCAGAAGAGCCCAGGTGAAGAGCTGGAGTTCCTGCTTGTCCGAAACGGGCAGGAAATGACTGTTGACGTTACGCCTAAAGAAACGGAAGTGGAAGACGGAGAAAAGATCGGATTAGTTGGTGTATACAGCCCGATGGAAAAATCCCCGTTAAAAGCATTCCAATACGGTGTAACAGAAACCTATACATGGACGAAAACGATCATTGGAGCAGTCGGTAAACTGGTAACAGGACAATTCTCCATCGATGCGTTAAGCGGACCTGTGGGAATCTATAAATCAACGGATACGGTCGCTCAATCAGGTATATACTCATTGATGAGATGGGCGGCTATCTTGAGCATTAACTTAGGTATCATGAACTTGCTGCCGCTGCCGGCTCTTGACGGCGGAAGATTGATCTTCTTTGCTATTGAGGCAATCAGAGGCAAGCCGATTGACAGGCATAAAGAAGGAATTGTTCACTTTGTTGGCTTTGCATTGCTGATGCTGCTAATGATTGTGGTAACGTGGAACGATATTCAGCGTTTCTTCCTTAAATAATCAATTAGTTAATCTGTGAATGGGTGAGGAGAAAATAGACCTCACCTTCATTCGTGATTTGTTTGAAAATAAAAATAGAGGTGCTAAATAATGAAGCAAAGTAAAATGTTAATCCCGACTTTAAGGGAAGTGCCAGCAGACGCAGAAATTAAAAGCCATCAGCTGCTTTTGCGCGCAGGCTATATCAGGCAGAATGCGAGCGGAATATATTCTTATTTGCCATTAGCAAATAAAGTGCTGAAAAAGATTGAACAAATTATCCGTGAAGAAATGGATAATTCAGGATCAGTCGAGCTGCTAATGCCTGCTATGCAACAAGCAGAACTTTGGCAAGAGTCTGGCAGATGGTATTCTTACGGACCAGAATTAATGCGTCTAAATGACCGTAATAATCGTGAATTCGCCCTCGGTGCAACACATGAGGAAGTAATCACAAGCCTAATTAGGGATGAAATTAAATCATATAAGCGTTTGCCTTTATCTCTTTATCAAATTCAAACGAAATTCAGAGATGAAAAGAGACCAAGATTCGGGATTTTACGTGGCCGTGAGTTCATCATGAAGGATGCTTATTCCTTCCACAGCTCTCACGAAAGTCTTGGGGAAGTGTATGATGCAATCTTCCAGGCATATTGCAATATTTTTGAAAGATGCGGTTTGAACTACCGTGCTGTTATTGCAGACAGCGGCGCTATGGGCGGAAAAGATACGCATGAATTTATGGCACTTTCCGATGTTGGAGAGGATACAATCGCTTATTCAACAGAATCAAACTATGCAGCTAATATTGAAATGGCACCAGTGCTTGCTGTATATGAAAAAGAGGATACACCTCAAGGCGAGCTTGAGAAGGTAAAAACAGAAAACGTTAAAACAATCGAGCAAGTTTCAGCTTTCTTGAATGTTTCAGAAAATAAATGCATCAAATCACTTCTATTTAAAGTGGACGACAAGCATGTACTTGTATTAGTTCGCGGAGATCATGAAGTGAACGATATTAAATTGAAAAACTTGCTTGAAGCATCAACTGTCGAGCTTGCTGATGCGTCCGAAACAAAGAATATTCTAGGCTGCAGTGTTGGTTCACTCGGACCAATCGGCGTTAAAGATGTGGAAGTAATTGCAGATAATGCGGTTCAATATGTTGTTAATGGTGTTTGCGGAGCAAATGAAGAAGACTATCATTATACGAATGTAAACCCAGAAAGAGACTTTGCTGTAAGTCAATATGCTGATTTGCGCTTCATTCAAGAAGGGGATGTTTCTCCAGATGGAAAAGGTACAATCGTGTTTGCAAAAGGAATTGAAGTTGGTCATGTCTTTAAACTAGGAACTCGCTACAGTGAAGCAATGGGTGCGAGCTATCTGGATGAAAATGGCCGTTCTCAGTCTATCATCATGGGCTGCTACGGTATCGGTGTGTCTAGAACAATGGCTGCAATCGTTGAGCAATTTAATGATGAGAGAGGCATCGTTTGGCCAAAAGCAATCGCACCATTCGATCTGCATCTGATTACAGTTAATGCTAAGGACGAAGCTCAAACAGAATTGACAGACAAGCTATATAATAGCTTGAAGCAAAACCGTTATGATGTGCTTGTTGATGATCGTGCGGAAAGAGCGGGAGTAAAGTTTGCAGATTCTGATTTAATCGGTTTGCCAATTCGTATTACTGTCGGCAAAAAAGCGGCAGAAGGAATTGTAGAACTGAAAGAAAGAAGCAGCGGCGAGGTTCATGAGGTTCATGTTGATAATCTGCTTGAGACTCTTGCAAAGCTTTCCAACTAAGTTTTACAGCTACAGCGACAAGCTGTAGCTTTTTTTATGGTGTAAATAGGCTGCCAACCGTTCTTTAAATTGCCAACATTTAAGCAGCCTTTTATTCAATAAGAAAAAATAGATTATGATATAATGTAGCTTGGTAGAGCACCAATAAAAGAAATATAGAAAAGTAAGGGGAGAACAAATGGCAGAAATAGAAGGGAAATTGGAACGATTTCAATTGCTATTGCAGCAGCTTCAATTAACAGATGATGCGATTGTTACCCATTTTCGTAACGCTAAAATAGATAAAATAGTCATTGAAAGAAAAGCGAAAAAATGGCATTTCCATTTCGCGTTTGAAAGCATTATTCCTTATAACATTTATCAATTGTTCACAACTAAACTTGTCAGCAATTTCGAGCATATTGCAACAGTGACATTCAATATAAATGTTCAATCAAGCCTTGCTGATGAAATACTTATAAGGGATTATTGGTCTGCATGTATTGAACAAATGCAGGGAATTGCACCGCCGCTCATTAAATTGCTTAATGAACAAGTGCCGAAAATTCAAGGCAACAAGTTGACGATAACAGTCAATAACGAAATGGAAGGACTGGCTATTAAGCGCAAATATGCTGATTTAATTTCAAATGCTTATCAGTATTTTGGTTTTCCAGCTATGATGATCGATACAGAAGTGGCAACTCAAGAGACGAATGACGCATATGCCCAGTTCCTTGAAGCGAAAAGACTGGAAGATCAAGAAAGAGGAAAACAGGCCATGCTTGATATTCAGAAGATGGAGGCTGACAAAGAAGCTGGCGATGCGAGCATTCCATCAGGTCCGCTTACAATCGGCTTAACAATTAAGGATGACAGCGACTACCGCCGACTTGAGGAAATTGTCGATGAAGAAAGACGAGTGACAATTGAAGGATACGTGTTCTTCGCAGAGACGAAGGAGCTTCGCAGCGGCAGAACATTGCTGACATTCAAGATTACCGACTACACTAGCTCCATCATGGTGAAGATGTTCTCAAGAGACAAGGAGGATGCAGCGTTATTCCAGCTTGTTAAAAAAGGAATGTGGCTAAGGGCGCGAGGCAGCATTCAGAACGACACCTTTGTCAGAGACTTAGTGATGATCGGGAATGACTTAAATGAAATAAAGCCAGTCGAAAGACAGGACACAGCTAAAGAAGGCGAAAAAAGAGTCGAGCTTCATCTCCATACTCCAATGAGCCAAATGGATGCTGTTTCCTCTGTTGGCGCGCTTGTCGGCCAGGCGAAAAAATGGGGTCATAAAGCGATTGCTATAACCGATCACGCAGTTGCCCAATCCTTTCCGGAAGCCTTTGGTGCCGGAAAGAAAAATGGCGTGAAAATCCTTTACGGAGTCGAAGTGAATCTAGTCGATGACGGTGTGCCGATTGCATATAACGAAAAGGATCTGCATTTAGAAGATGCAACATATGTCGTGTTTGACGTAGAGACAACTGGGTTATCTGCTGTTTACAATACAATCATTGAATTGGCAGCGGTGAAGATTCATAACGGAGAAATTATCGACCGCTTTGAATCATTTGCAGACCCTCATCACAGATTGTCGGCAACAACCATTAATCTGACTGGAATTACAGATGATATGGTCCAAGGTGCGCCAGAGATTGGTATCGTCCTGCGCAAATTCAAAGACTGGGCTGGAGACAGCATACTTGTTGCTCACAACGCTTCCTTTGATGTCGGATTTATTAATGTCGGCTATCAAAAGGCTGGAATGCCAAAATCAGATAATCCTGTCATTGATACATTGGAACTAGGAAGATTTTTGTATCCAGAGATGAAAAACCATCGATTGAACACACTTGCGAAAAAGTTTGATATTGAACTGACACAGCATCACCGTGCCATTTACGATGCAGAAGCAACGGGATATTTAGTGTTGAAAATGTTGAAGGATGCACAGGAAAAAGGCATCACCAATCATAATCAGCTTAATGAGAATATGGGGCAAGGCAATGCCTATCAAAGAGCCCGTCCGTATCATTGCACACTGCTAGCCCAAAATGATGTTGGTTTGAAAAACCTATTCAAGCTAGTCTCAATTTCTCACTTGAATTATTTCTACCGTGTGCCGCGCATACCGCGTTCTGTCCTGCAAAAGCACAGAGAAGGATTGCTTGTCGGCTCGGGCTGTGATAAAGGAGAAGTATTTGAGGCAATGATGCAAAAAGCGCCGGAAGAAGTGGAAAGTGTGGCGCCGTTTTATGATTATCTGGAAGTAATGCCGAAAGAAGTATATGCCCATTTAATTGAAATGGAGCTAGTACAAAATGAAAAGGCCCTTGAAGAAATCATCGGAAATATCACAAAGCTCGGTGAGAAACTTGATATACCTGTTGTCGCAACAGGAAATGTCCATTACCAAAACCCGAACGACAAAATTTACAGACAAATACTCGTCGGTTCTCAAGGCGGAGCTAACCCGCTGAACAGGCATAAACTTCCTGATGTTCATTTCAGGACTACAAATGAAATGCTTGACGGCTTCCGCTTTTTAGGAGAAGACAAAGCAAAGGAAATCGTCGTTGCCAACAGCAATAAGATTGCCGATATGATAGATGAAATCAAGCCGATTAAAGATGACTTGTACACACCGAAAATTGAAGGCGCAGATGAAGAAATGCGCGAAATGAGCTACAGCATGGCCCGAAGAATATACGGGGACGAATTGCCAGAAATCGTAGAGGCAAGGCTAGAGAAAGAGCTGAAAAGTATTATCGGCCATGGATTCGCCGTTATCTACTTGATTTCTCATAAACTGGTGAAGAAATCATTGGATGATGGATACTTGGTAGGATCACGTGGATCTGTCGGATCATCCTTCGTTGCCACAATGACCGAAATCACAGAGGTTAATCCGCTTCCGCCTCATTACGTTTGTACAAGCTGTAAGCAATCAGAATTCTTCAATGACGGATCAGTCGGTTCAGGCTTTGATTTGCCAGATAAGGACTGCCCGAATTGTGGAATTAGATATAAAAAAGACGGACATGATATTCCGTTTGAAACCTTCCTTGGGTTTAAAGGGGATAAGGTACCTGATATAGATTTGAACTTTTCCGGGGAATACCAACCAAAAGCCCATAACTATACAAAGGTGCTGTTTGGTGAGGAATATGTTTACCGTGCAGGAACGATAGGTACTGTCGCAGATAAGACAGCTTACGGATATGTTAAGGCGTATCAGCAGGATAATAACCTGCAAATTAGAGGTGCGGAAATTGATCGGCTTGCATCAGGCTGTACTGGTGTAAAACGTACTACAGGTCAGCATCCAGGGGGAATTATCGTAGTACCTGATTATATGGATATTTACGACTTTTCACCTATTCAATTCCCGGCAGATGATAGAAATTCTGAATGGAAAACGACTCACTTTGACTTCCATTCCATTCATGATAACCTACTTAAGCTTGATATACTTGGACACGATGATCCGACTGTTATCAGGATGCTACAGGATTTGAGCGGGATTGATCCGAAAACCATTCCGACAGATGATCCGGAAGTAATGAAAATCTTCAGCGGTACGGAGTCACTTGGTGTTACAGCGGAACAGATTAATTGCAAAACAGGTACTTTTGGAATACCAGAGTTCGGAACTAAATTCGTCCGACAAATGCTTGAGGATACAAAACCAACTACATTCTCAGAGCTTGTCCAAATCTCTGGACTTTCACATGGTACAGACGTTTGGCTCGGCAATGCACAAGAGCTTATCCACAATAATATCTGTAACCTGAGTGAAGTTATCGGCTGTCGTGATGACATCATGGTTTACCTGATATACCAAGGTTTAGACCCGGCATTTGCCTTTAAAATCATGGAAAGTGTCCGTAAAGGTAAAGGTCTAACTGATGAGATGGAAGAGGAAATGCGTAAAAATGAAGTGCCGGAATGGTACATTGATTCTTGTAAAAAGATAAAATATATGTTCCCGAAGGCGCATGCTGCGGCTTACGTCCTCATGGCCGTAAGGATTGCCTATTTTAAAGTGCATCTTCCGCTTCTTTACTATGCAGCATACTTCACAGTTAGAGCAGAAGATTTTGATGTAGACGCCATGGTGAAAGGCGCCCAAAGCATTAAAGCAGTTATAGATGAAATCAGCGGCAAAGGTCTTGATGCATCTACTAAGGAGAAAAACTTGCTTACAGTTATGGAGCTTGCTTTCGAAATGGTAGAGCGAGGATTCTCTTTCCAAAAAGTCGATTTATATAAATCAAGTGCTTCTGAATTCATTATTGAAGGAAATACTCTTATTCCGCCGTTTAACAGTATTCCAGGCCTTGGAACAAATGCGGCATTGAATATTGTGCGTTCAAGACAAGACGGCGAGTTTCTGTCTAAAGAAGATTTGCAACAGCGCGGAAAAGTGTCTAAAACTATCATGGAGTACTTGGATAACCATGGCTGCTTAGCTGACATGCCGGACCAAAACCAGCTGTCACTATTCTAAGACAGTTTGTTAATTTAGGGAAAAGGCAGGCGGAGCCTTGCTGTATCAGAGTTCTATTTGCATAAATAGTGCGGTTATGGTATAGTTTAGTTGGAAATACTAAAGATAACTTTCGCGAATGGAGAGTGGGGCAACCCACTCTTTCCTATTGTACGCACCTTTTTACGGGTGGTATTTTCTATTTGGAAAGCGAAAAATTATTAAACAGGTTAGACAAGAAAAGCATGCTTGAACAGTCTGCATTCTTGCCTCAATAATTGTTCCTTGCTTAAGGAGGGAAAAAGTTTGAGCAAAGTAACAGGGATAGTCGAAGAAATGGTTAACCCAATATTAGAAGATCTTAACTTAGAACTAGTTGACATTGAGTATGTAAAAGAAGGTCCTAACTACTTTTTGCGCGTCTTCATTGATAAGGACAATGGTGTAGATATTGATGAGTGTGCTGCGGTCAGCGAAAAGCTAAGCGAAAAACTGGATGAACTGGATCCGATTCCAGAAAACTATTTCCTAGAGGTTTCTTCTCCTGGTGCCGAAAGACCTTTGAAGAAGGATAAGGATTTCCAAAAGGCAATTGGGAAAAATGTACATATTAAAACATATGAACCGATTGACAACGAAAAAACCTTTGAAGGAATCCTTACAGGTTTTGATGGCAATGTTGTCACAGTAGAAGTGAAAATCAAAACTAGAAAAAAAACCATTGAAATTCCTTATGAGAAAGTTGCTAAAGCTAGGCTTGCAGTGAGCTTCTCGTAAGAAATACGAAGTGCTTTGGCAAAATTTTATAGCAAAGCACTTTTGCACTTATTTTATTTTTGCGTCAAGCCCTTAAACCTTCGACACTTAATAGTCAGGCCCGACTTCTAGTACTGACTCGTAAGTTGTTTGGTTTGGTCAAAGGGCTTCCGCTCTATATTTTCCGTTGAGGTTAAAGGGGGATACACTCTCATGAGCAGTGAATTAGTAGATGCTCTTGTATTGCTTGAGAAAGAAAAAGGAATTTCGCGTGATGTAATTATTGAGGCTATTGAAGCCGCACTTATTTCTGCATACCGCCGAAACTTCAATCAAGCACAAAATGTTCGCATAGATTTAAATTTAGGTTCAGGTACAATGCGTGTATTTGCACGTAAAGAAGTGGTGGATGAAGTTTTTGATCCGCGTTTGGAAATTTCATTGGAGGATGCTCAAAAGGTAAATCCAAACTATGAAGTGGAAGATGTCGTGGAACTGGAAGTGACTCCAAAGGACTTCGGCCGAATTGCTGCGCAAACAGCTAAACAAGTTGTTACACAGCGTGTTCGTGAAGCGGAAAGAGGAATCATCTATTCGGAATTCATCGACCGTGAAGAAGATATTATGACAGGTATTGTTCAGCGCCAAGACAGCAAGTTCATTTACGTGAGCTTAGGAAAAATCGAAGCGATTCTACCTGCAAATGAGCAGATGCCAAATGAATTTTACAAGCCTCATGATCGTATTAAAGTATTTTTGACGAAAGTTGAAAAAACAACAAAAGGTCCACAAATTTATGTGTCTAGAACACATCCTGGCTTGCTAAAAAGATTGTTTGAAATGGAAGTTCCAGAAATCTATGACGGCACTGTAGAAATTAAGTCTGTTGCTCGTGAAGCTGGTGACAGATCTAAAATCTCTGTACACTCTGAAAATGAAGAAGTAGATCCAGTAGGTTCATGTGTTGGCCCTAAGGGAACTCGTGTTCAGACAATTGTTAATGAACTTAAAGGGGAAAAAATCGATATCGTCCAATGGTCGCAAGATCCAAAGGTGTTTGTTGCTAATGCTCTAAGCCCATCTAAAGTGTTGGAAGTAATTGTAGATGAGGAAGAAAAAGCAACAACTGTTATCGTTCCTGATTATCAGCTTTCATTAGCAATCGGAAAAAGAGGTCAAAACGCTCGCCTTGCTGCTAAGCTGACTGGCTGGAAGATTGACATCAAATCTGAAACAGATGCAAGAGAAGCTGGGATTTATCCAACTGAAGCTTCGCTGTTAACGTTTGATGACAATGATGAGGAAGAAGAGGATTTTCGCTTAAACAGTGAAGATTTAGATTGATTGGGGTGAATGAGTGTGAACAGCAGAAAAAAAGTACCAATGCGCAAATGTGTTGCTACAGGTGA
This DNA window, taken from Niallia sp. Man26, encodes the following:
- the nusA gene encoding transcription termination factor NusA encodes the protein MSSELVDALVLLEKEKGISRDVIIEAIEAALISAYRRNFNQAQNVRIDLNLGSGTMRVFARKEVVDEVFDPRLEISLEDAQKVNPNYEVEDVVELEVTPKDFGRIAAQTAKQVVTQRVREAERGIIYSEFIDREEDIMTGIVQRQDSKFIYVSLGKIEAILPANEQMPNEFYKPHDRIKVFLTKVEKTTKGPQIYVSRTHPGLLKRLFEMEVPEIYDGTVEIKSVAREAGDRSKISVHSENEEVDPVGSCVGPKGTRVQTIVNELKGEKIDIVQWSQDPKVFVANALSPSKVLEVIVDEEEKATTVIVPDYQLSLAIGKRGQNARLAAKLTGWKIDIKSETDAREAGIYPTEASLLTFDDNDEEEEDFRLNSEDLD
- a CDS encoding PolC-type DNA polymerase III; translated protein: MAEIEGKLERFQLLLQQLQLTDDAIVTHFRNAKIDKIVIERKAKKWHFHFAFESIIPYNIYQLFTTKLVSNFEHIATVTFNINVQSSLADEILIRDYWSACIEQMQGIAPPLIKLLNEQVPKIQGNKLTITVNNEMEGLAIKRKYADLISNAYQYFGFPAMMIDTEVATQETNDAYAQFLEAKRLEDQERGKQAMLDIQKMEADKEAGDASIPSGPLTIGLTIKDDSDYRRLEEIVDEERRVTIEGYVFFAETKELRSGRTLLTFKITDYTSSIMVKMFSRDKEDAALFQLVKKGMWLRARGSIQNDTFVRDLVMIGNDLNEIKPVERQDTAKEGEKRVELHLHTPMSQMDAVSSVGALVGQAKKWGHKAIAITDHAVAQSFPEAFGAGKKNGVKILYGVEVNLVDDGVPIAYNEKDLHLEDATYVVFDVETTGLSAVYNTIIELAAVKIHNGEIIDRFESFADPHHRLSATTINLTGITDDMVQGAPEIGIVLRKFKDWAGDSILVAHNASFDVGFINVGYQKAGMPKSDNPVIDTLELGRFLYPEMKNHRLNTLAKKFDIELTQHHRAIYDAEATGYLVLKMLKDAQEKGITNHNQLNENMGQGNAYQRARPYHCTLLAQNDVGLKNLFKLVSISHLNYFYRVPRIPRSVLQKHREGLLVGSGCDKGEVFEAMMQKAPEEVESVAPFYDYLEVMPKEVYAHLIEMELVQNEKALEEIIGNITKLGEKLDIPVVATGNVHYQNPNDKIYRQILVGSQGGANPLNRHKLPDVHFRTTNEMLDGFRFLGEDKAKEIVVANSNKIADMIDEIKPIKDDLYTPKIEGADEEMREMSYSMARRIYGDELPEIVEARLEKELKSIIGHGFAVIYLISHKLVKKSLDDGYLVGSRGSVGSSFVATMTEITEVNPLPPHYVCTSCKQSEFFNDGSVGSGFDLPDKDCPNCGIRYKKDGHDIPFETFLGFKGDKVPDIDLNFSGEYQPKAHNYTKVLFGEEYVYRAGTIGTVADKTAYGYVKAYQQDNNLQIRGAEIDRLASGCTGVKRTTGQHPGGIIVVPDYMDIYDFSPIQFPADDRNSEWKTTHFDFHSIHDNLLKLDILGHDDPTVIRMLQDLSGIDPKTIPTDDPEVMKIFSGTESLGVTAEQINCKTGTFGIPEFGTKFVRQMLEDTKPTTFSELVQISGLSHGTDVWLGNAQELIHNNICNLSEVIGCRDDIMVYLIYQGLDPAFAFKIMESVRKGKGLTDEMEEEMRKNEVPEWYIDSCKKIKYMFPKAHAAAYVLMAVRIAYFKVHLPLLYYAAYFTVRAEDFDVDAMVKGAQSIKAVIDEISGKGLDASTKEKNLLTVMELAFEMVERGFSFQKVDLYKSSASEFIIEGNTLIPPFNSIPGLGTNAALNIVRSRQDGEFLSKEDLQQRGKVSKTIMEYLDNHGCLADMPDQNQLSLF
- the rimP gene encoding ribosome maturation factor RimP, which encodes MSKVTGIVEEMVNPILEDLNLELVDIEYVKEGPNYFLRVFIDKDNGVDIDECAAVSEKLSEKLDELDPIPENYFLEVSSPGAERPLKKDKDFQKAIGKNVHIKTYEPIDNEKTFEGILTGFDGNVVTVEVKIKTRKKTIEIPYEKVAKARLAVSFS